AGGGTTTCAGGCTGCAGACCCCCTTCGACGAAGCGCAGGTCGCGCGAGGCAATGACGATCCCGCCCACCCCGGTCGCCCCATCGTGTGTCAGGGTTAGGCGGCCCAGCGCATGAGGCCCGATCGCCAGATCGAAGGCCCCGCTCCAGCGTTCTCCGTCCAGACGTGCTCCGCCCGTGGCGGTCGCGGTGTTGAAGCGCCGCGGCCGGGTCGCATCCTCGACCTGTGCCGTGGCCACACGCGCATCCATCGTCAGGCCTTCGGGGCCGCCATCGACGGCCAGGGTGCCCTGAGCCTCAGAGAACCGCAGGGCCAGGAAGGGCGCGTCGGCCGAGACGCCCCGCAGCGCGCCGCGCGCCTGCCAGCGCCCATCCGCGACCGTGACCATGGGGCCCGAGGGCGGACAGAAGGAGCCCGCGACATTGGTGATGTCATTCTCGTCCAGCTCGAGCCGCTCGACTGTCAGGGGTATGCAGTCGCGCGCCGTATAGGTCAGCCGCCCACCGTCGCTGGCCAGGTCTCCGCGCGTGCTGAGGGCGATGCCCCTCGCCAGACCGAAGTCGAGGGCCGCACGACCGTCCAGGGTCGCGCTGAACCCGCCCGGGGTGAGGCGCCAGGCCGGGATGGCAAATGTCGCTTCGGGCAGGCCAGCGCCCCGCGTCGCCGTCACATTCACGGCACCGCCCACCGCCTGTCCCGGCTCAGCCTCGAAAAGGGGGGCTCCGGCGGCCGTCAGGGTCAGGACACCGCCGTTGCGCGGCGTGATCCGCGCCGGGGCCTGCAGGGTGAAGCGCGTGCCCTGGCTGCCGGTCATCAGGCGGAAGGCGGGCAGAGCCACCGCGAAATCGCCCAGCGCCGCCTTCATGGCAGACAGTTCCGGAATGTCGTCACCCGCAGCAGGGCCGAACAGGGGCCAGGCCCCGCCCTGCGCCCGGGCGGATCCGCTGAGGTTGATGTTCAGAGCGCCGTCCTGAATGCCGTCCAGTGCCAGATCAGCCGAAAGTCCTCTCAGGGTCAGATCGTCCACGGCCATGCGATCGGCCGCGACGCGCACGGGCCCGGCCACTTCAAAGGCAGATCCGCGCCCTCCCACGGTCAGCCCAGATGAGGCCACGGTCAGCCCGCGCCCCTGCACGCCGCCGATCCGGCCCGAGGCCGCACCGGCCCGGAGGCCGCCCTGACCTCGCCAGCTCAGTCCCTCGGCCGTCCTGGCCACGCTCAGATCCGCGCCCGCCACGGCGGCGTCGACATTCGTGACCTCCAGGTCCGGTCCGGTGATCCGGGCGGCCGATACGCTTGCATTGATCGCCCCCTCCAGACCAAAGGTTTCGATCCAGCCCGACACGCGACCGTCGAAGGCCGCCTGAAGCCGGGCCTCGGCCGCCGCGGTCCCCCCGGCCGTCAGTTCGGCTCCGGTCAGGACGACCGAGAGCCGTGCCGAGCCGTCGGCCCGCTGTGCCTTGAGGTCCGGATAGGGCACGTCTCCCGTCAGCAGGAGCCGCGCCTGGGTCCCGCCCGATGTCCCGGCTGCGAACTGCGCGGCAGTCAGGTCCATGCGCACGCCGACGCGATCGCGGGTGGTGGCCAAATCCAGCGTGCCCCCCAGGGACCTTGCCTCGACCGTCCCGCTTTTCAGCGAGGCGCTGGGCATTCGGGCGTTGAGGCGGGTCAGACGACCATCCGCCATCCGCGCATCCGCCAGGATCTGAACCGGTCCGTATTCTGTGGTCAGACGAAGTCGGCCGGACTCCACCACCACGACAGGCGCGCCGCGGTCAGGCCCGGCGGGGCGCCGGGTGAAGTCCTCGATCAGGGGATCAAGAGACCCCAGAGACAGGCGGCCCTCCGTCCAGGTCGCCCTCAAGACAGGCCTGACCAGCCGAATGCGGCGGGGTGTCAGCCCCGCCCCGCCCGGTGCCCAGGGCAAGGCCACGGCGTAATCGACCTCGGCCCGCTCGACCACAAAGTCGGGGTCTTGGGGGTCGCCGATGCGGATGCGCCCGACAAAACCATCGATCTCGATACGCTCGACCTCGACCTGGGCCTCGATCCCCTGCCGCTCCAGCCAACCGACAAGGGCGGCGCGCGCGGCGGCGCGGCGGTTCAGATAGAGCGCAACCACAAGGAGGGCGATCGTGACCGCCATGACAACGAGGACACGGGCCAGGCGTCGACCACGCCCGGAACGACCGGCAGGAGACGGTTTCGGGTCAGACACGGAGAACGGCCCCGGCTTCAAGCGACGCCTGTCCCGGTCCGGGACACGACGTCCCGGATCGCAACACGCCAGAACAGTTCAGGTTTACTGTCGTTGCCGACATGACACAGCTGAGTGGCAAGGAGGACACTTTCAATCCGACGCGAGTCGGCCCGCGTTTACACAACATCACAGACTCGTCACCGCTCCGACAACACCTGAACTAGACTGTCGAAACCAGTAGTTCTGGGCCAATTCATGGTGGTTTTACCGCTCGTGACGGCTCCGGTTAATGGTTTGTAACCTCCTGGCTTCCCATAAAGGTCTCGACGCGCTATACGGCTCGTCTCACGTCGGGAACCTTTTCGCTAGAAGGGTTTTGGGGCGCGATCCTTGCTTTAGTGGGTTTGGCGCCGCTCGGCGTCGTTGATTGCCGGGGACCGATGGCTCAGTTCGATCCGCGACGCCAGCCGATGCGACTGGCACCGCACGTTTTCACCGCCGCCGCCGCTGTCTGTGTCGCCCTGCTGGCAGGTCGCGTCTATCAGCCCGCCCGGGCCGATGAAGCGCCGGTTCTGACCGCCGAACAGATGGCCGCGCTGGAAGTCAGCGCCTTCGCCTCCGCCGGAACGCCCGCCGGGCTGACAGCCCCGGAAGCCATTCCCGTCCAGATTCGCCGTGGCGAGACCTTCGAACAGGCCGTTCGCCGCACCGGCATCGGTGCCGATGAGGCCCGCGCCGTCGCCGCCACGATCGCCGGCGTCTTCGACCTGTCGGAGCTGCGTGCCGGACTGAAGTTCGAAACCGCCATTTCACAACCGCGCGGCGGCCGTGGCGATGCCCGCCTGATCGGCCTGACCATGCGGACCGGCCCGGCCACCCAGCTGACCGTGTCGCGCACCTTCGACGGGGCCCTGCGTCTGCGTTCGCTCGAAGAGCGGGTCACCCATGAAACCGTCGTGCTGAAGGCCGACGTCAGCGGCTCCCTCTATGCCACCGCCCAGCGCATGGGATCGACGCCCAAGGTCACGCGCCGCGCCGTCCAGCTGTTCTCGGGCAAGTTCGACCTGGATCGCGACATCCGCGCCTCCGACGACTTCGTCCTGGTGTTCGACCGGTCGGTGACCGAGAGCGGCCGCACGGTGGAATCGGGCGAACTCCTCTATGCCGAGCTGAAGGGCCAGGCCTTCTATCGCTTCAAGCCCGCCGGTGCCTCCGAAGCCCAGTATTTCGACGCCTCGGGCAAGAACATGCGGTCGTCCTTCATGCGGACCCCGCTGGACCGGGGCTTCCGCGTCAGTTCCTCCTATGGCTTCCGCCGCCATCCGATCTCGGGATACCAGCGGATGCACCAGGGCATCGATTTCGCGGCCGGAACCGGCACCCCCGTTCTGGCCCCGGCCGATGGCGTGGTGGTGGAGGCCCGTCGCTGGGGCGGCTATGGCAACTGGCTGCGTATCCGTCATTCCAACGGGCTTGAGACCGGCTATGGCCACCTTTCCCGCTATGGCTCCGGCATTCGCGCCGGACAGCGCGTGCGGCAGGGACAGGTCGTCGCCTATGTCGGCTCGACCGGGGCCTCGACCGGGCCGCACCTCCACTATGAAATCTGGCGCGGTGGTCAGCGGATCAATCCGTCCGGCGTCCGCACCGAAGAGGGCACCATCCTGGCCGGTGCTGATCTGGCCGCCTTCCGCGCCGAAAAGGCCCGGATCGACCGCGTGATCGCGGCGGGTGGCGAACGCCGCGCTGCGCCGTCCACCCTGCGTCCGGCCCAGGGCTGATCACACGCCGAGACTGCGCCTGAAGGCGTCATTCGCGTCACGGTTGCATTAACGGTTTTCACATCGTGATGGGCGATAGTGTCTTCATGACCCTGTCGCTCGCACCCGCCGATCTTCGCCCCCTGACCGCGCTGCGCTTCATCGCGGCGGCCTGGGTCGTCCTCTATACTTTCTGGCCCAATCTGGACGTCGGCTTCCTGCCGAACCTGGCGGCCAAGGGCTATCTGGGCGTCGAACTGTTCTTCGTCCTGTCGGGCTTCATCCTCAGCCATGTCTATCTCCAGGCGGCTGGCGAGGGGGGCTTCAAATACGGCAGCTTCCTCTGGGCCCGGCTGGCGCGCGTCTATCCCCTGCATCTTATGACGCTGCTGGGCGTCATGGCCCTGGGCCTGGCTGCCACGGCGGCAGGAATGGCGATCGACGGCAGTGTGCTGAGCTGGGAATCCCTGCCCGCCAATCTTCTACTGCTTCATGCCTGGGGCCTGGCCCCCGAGGCTGGATGGAACCACCCGTCCTGGTCCATCTCGGCGGAATGGTTCGCCTATCTGTGCTTCCCCGCCTTTGCCTTCGTTACCTGGCGACTGCGCGAGCGGCCCTGGCTGGCTGTTCTGGGTGCGGCGGTGATGTTGCTGGGCCTCTATGCCGCCTTCCAGCTCATGGCCGGCTTTCCCCTGACCCAGGCCACCATTCGATGGGGGGCCCTGCGGATCGTGCCCTGCTTCGCCCTGGGCTGTACCCTCTATCTCGTCCACCGCAGCGGCGGCGTGCCGCGTCCTGCCTTGGCCGCTGCCGTGTTCGGTGCCCTGATCGTCGCCTCATCTTCGCTGATGCTGTGGGACGGCATCACGGTCCTGCTGGCCGGCGGACTGATCCTGTCTCTGGGCTCGGTGTCCAATGCGCGGGCGGGCATCCTCGCCTCTGCCCCGGCCGTCTATCTGGGTGAGATCAGCTATTCCATCTATATGATCTGCGCGCCCTGGCAGATCCTGGCGGTGAACCTGGCGGCCCGTGCGACCGGGGCGGAGGACAAGAAGCTTCAACTTTTCGTGTGGTTGCCCGTGATCGCGGCCATTCCGATCGCAGCCGCCGTCACCTATCACCTGGTGGAACGCCCGGCCCGCAAGGCTTTGCGCGACATGGCCGAGCGGCGCAATCAGCGCCGGACGGAACAAAAGTCGCAGGCACAACTCGCCTGACAGGGGTGGGAAACCCCCGCGAACTTCGCCTATAACAGCTCATCCCCGAAGCAGCGCAGAGATTGCCTGATGTCGAAACGGCTTACAGCCGCACTGGTTGCGGCGACCCTCGGATTTTCCGCTATCGGAAGCCTCCCGGTCAAAGCCGAAGACGTCTACTGGCAGTGCGTGACCTTCGCCCGCTTCTTCTCGGGCATCCAGATCCGGGGTGATGCCTGGACCTGGTGGGAGCAGGGCGTGGCGCGGTACCAGACAGGAAATCGTCCCGCCACCCAGTCTGTCCTGGTTTTCCGTCCGCATGGACGTATGACCCGTGGCCACGTTGCCGTGGTGTCCGAGGTCCTGACCGACCGCATCATCCGCGTCACCCATGCCAATTGGGGCGGCAGCCGCGGCAAGGTCGAGGAAAACGTCACCGTCGCCGATGTTTCCGAGGCCGGCGACTGGAGCGCGGTCAAGGTCTGGTACGCCCCCAGCAATGCCCTGGGCACCACCGTCTATCCGACCTACGGCTTCATCTACAACGACACGCCTGCGCTGACCCGCCGTGACCAGATGGCCTCGGTCAGCGGGACCGCCACGGGCCACTGAGTCCCGCCTTTCGGAGACTGCGCCATGATCCGGGTCTATCGACGCGGCGGCGCGGCCTGCGAGGCCGTCGACACCCATGCCGAGGCCTTTGCCCTGGACCCCGATATCCTGTGGGTCGACTTGGTCGCGCCGTCTCGCGAGGAAGAGGCCGCGGTTGAAGCCGCCCTGGGGGGCCTGCCCCTGCCGACCCGCGAGGAAATGGCCGAGCTGGAGGCATCCAGCCGCGTGTATCGCGAGGGCGGGGCCACATTCCTGACCGCCGACCTGATTCACAACGGCGATGCAGAGATCCCGGCGATCGATCCGGTGACCTTCGTCCTGACGACAGGTCCATTGGTCACCATTCGCTATTTCGATCCGCGCCCCTTTGCCATGATGGATGGGATACTGGATCGCGATCCCCAGCTGTGCGCGAACGGACACACGTTGTTCCTGCATCTGATGGAGGCGGTCATCGACCGCGCCTCGGACGTGCTGTCGCGCGCCGTCACCCATGTCGAAGGGATCGCCGAACACGTCTTTTCCACCCGCGAACAGAAAACGGTCGGCTTCGAACGCTTGATCACCAAACTGGGCCGGGCGCGGATGGCCAATGCCCGGATAGAGCAGAGCCTGGCCGGGCTGACGCGAGTCTTTGCTTTCGCTGGCCTGGACGACCGGATCGAGGCCGATCACGAGGCCGCCGAACACCTGCGATCCCTGACGCGCGACGCCCGCAGCCTGACCGATCACAACCACGCGGTGGCGGCGAGCATCGACTTTCAGCTCAACGCGGCCCTGGGTCTGATCAACATCCAGCAATCGTCGATCATCAAGATCTTCTCGGTGGCGGCGGTGGCCTTCATGCCGCCGACCCTGATCGCGTCGATCTACGGCATGAATTTCGAACACATGCCCGAACTGCCCCAGATCTGGGGCTATCCAGCGGCCCTGACCGCCATGGTCGTCGCCGCCCTGCTGCCCCTCGCCTTCTTCAAGAAGAAGGGCTGGCTCTAGGCTCCCGCCTTTTGCGCAAAGTTCCACGCCGCATCCGACAGCGGCCCGACCTGGGCGGCCATGCTGCGGGCGTGGGCGCTGGCGGCGGTGCCGTCTCGGACGCGGCCCGCGATTCCCTGACAGATCGCCGCCAGCCGGAACAGATTGTAGGCAAACAGCCAGTCCAGATTGCCCGGCACCGGCCCAACGGTCTGCGCGGCATAGCGGGCCACCGTCTGTTCGACCGTGGGGATGCCCAGCGCCTCTAGGTCCGCCCCGCCCAGGCCGTTCCTCTGGCTGGCCGGGATGACCCAGCCGATCAGCATATAGGAAAAGTCGGCCATCGGATCGCCCAGGGTCGACAGCTCCCAGTCCAGAACGGCCCGGACGTCCGGCCCGTCCGCAGCGACGATCATATTGTCCAGCCGGAAGTCGCCGTGGACGATCCGCGCCGGACCGTCGGCGGGCAGGTCGCGCGGCAGGAAGTCGATCAGCCGGTCCATCGCCGGGATCGGATCAATCTCAGAGGCCCGATACTGTTTGGTCCAGCGACCGACCTGACGCTCGAAATAGTTGCCGGGCTTGCCATAGTCGGACAGGCCGATCTCGGCCGGGTCGAACCGGTGCAAGGCGGCCAGGGTATCGACCTGGGCGTCATAGATGGCGCGGCGCTGATCGGGCACCAGGCCGGGCAGTTTCAGGTCCCAGAACACCCGCCCCTCGACCTTGTCCATGACATAGAAGATCGAGCCGATGACGGCTTCGTCCAGGCACAGGGCATGGGGCCGGGCCACGGGGAAACCCTGCGCATGCAGGGCCGAAATCACCGTATATTCGCGGTCCACCGCATGGGCCGAGGGCAAGAGGACACCCGGCGGCTTTCTGCGAAGGACATAGGCCGCGCCCGGCGTCACCAGTTCATAGGTCGGATTGGACTGCCCCCCTTTGAACTGACGGATCGTCAACGGTCCGGCATAGCCCTCGACGTGATCAGCCAGCCAGCGATCCAGGGAGGCGGTGTCCAGCGCATATCGGGGATCGACCTCTCGCGTGCCGGCAAAGGCGGCCTGGGGGTCCTGGTTCTGGTCGATCGTCGTGGGTTCGGTCATTCGGGCGCTTCGTCCGGTTTTGCGGCGATGATGGCCGCCTTGACGGCACCGCGCCAGCCCCTCAGCAGGGCCTGACGCTGTTCCGGGGCCATTCGGGGGGTCCACACGGCCGGGGCTTCGCGCGCCATTGCGGACAGGTCGTCGATCAGCCCGATCCCCAGGGCCGCCAGCTTGGCCGCCCCCAGGGCCGTCATCTCCTGAAAAGCCGGACGCTCGACCGTGACCTGACAGATGTCGGCCACGAACTGCATGGCAAAGTCATTGGCCGTCACGCCGCCATCGACCTTCAGCACCTTCAATGGCGGGGCTCCGTCGCTGTGGAGGGCATCCAGCAGGTCGGCTGTCTGATAGGCCAGGCTCTCCAGCGCTGCCCGAACCATGTGGGCCGGCCCGCTGTCCCGGGTCAGGCCGACGATGGTGCCTCGCGCATCCGGCTGCCACCACGGTGCCCCCAGGCCCGTAAAGCCCGGCACCAGATATACGCCGCCGTTGTCCGCCAGGGTCCGGGCCATGGCCTCGGACTGGCGCGATTCAGACAAGACCTTCAGACCGTCCCTCAACCACTGGATCGCTGATCCGGCAGAAAAGATGGACCCTTCCAGCGCATAGGCGACGTCGTTTCCAACCGCATAGCCCAAGGTGCCCAGCAGCCGCCGGGTCGAGACGACCGGCACCGCGCCGACATTGGCAACCAGGAACGCGCCCGTGCCATAGGTGATCTTGGCATCGCCCGCCGCCAGCGCCCCGTGGCCGACCAGGGCCGCCTGCTGGTCTCCTGCCGCGCCATGGATGGCCAAGGCCCTGCCGAACAGCGAGGGCACGGTGTCGCCAAAATGGTCCGAACAGGCCCGGATTTCGGGAAGGGCGGCCAGGGGCACCTGAAACAGCTCGCACAGGTCCGGCCGCCACGCGCGCTCCGCCAGGTCCATCAGCGACGTCCGGGCCGCATTGGTCGCATCGGTGACGTGGGACGCCCCGCCCGTCAGGTTGAAGATCAGCCAGCTTTCGATCGTGCCCAGACGGACCTCGCCCCGCGCCGCCCGATCGCGGGCACCCGGCACCGCATCCAGCAGCCAGGCGAATTTGGTGGCCGAGAAATAGGGATCGAGGATCAGGCCCGTTGCCGCCTGAACCCCGGGCTCATGGCCGTCGGCCACCAGCCGCCCTGTCACCTCGGCCGTGCGGCGGTCCTGCCAGACGATGGCGCGGTGCAGGGGCTGGCCCGTGGCGGCATCCCACAGGACCGCCGTCTCGCGCTGATTGGTGATGCCGATGGCGGCGAACCGGCCCACGCCGCCCGCCTTTCGGATGACTTCGCGACAGGTCTGAAGGGTTGCGGCCCAGATTTCGGCCGCGTCATGCTCGACCCAGCCGGACTGCGGGAAATGCTGGGGCAGCTCGATCTGCGATACGGCCACGGCGCTGAACACGCCCCCCTCGCCGACCTCGAAGGCGATGGCCCGGGTCGAGGTCGTGCCCTGGTCGATGGCAAGGATCAGAGGTGTCATGGGGGTCTTTTAGGGCGCTATCGCCCTCCGGGCTACTTGAGCGCGAGATGGCGCGGAGATCGAGCCTCTGACCGCGTTTGCAGGGCGGCGGCCGGGCCAACCCTTCCAAGGGCGGTGTTGATCGGCTTATGTGCCCCGATGCACACCGCTTCCTTCGAAGGCGTCCGGGACGCCGCCACACAGATTGCGGGCGTCGCCGTCCGGACACCTTTGATCGAGAGCCCGGCCCTGAATGCGCGCGTCGGTGGCCGGGTCCTGCTGAAGGCCGAAAATCTGCAACATGCCGGGGCCTTCAAGTTTCGAGGCGCCTATAACCGCATCAGCCGTCTGGACGCGGCCGAGCGGGCGCGGGGGGTCGTCGCCTATTCCTCCGGCAACCATGCCCAGGGCGTGGCCGCCGCTGCCGCCCTGGTCGGGACACGCGCCCTGATCGTGATGCCCGCCGACAGTCCCGCCATCAAGATCGAGGGGGTCCGTTCGTTCGGTGGCGAGGTTCGCCTCTACGATCGCTGGACCGAAAGCCGCGAAGAGATCGGCGCGGCCATCGCCGCTGAGCGGGGCTCCATCCTGGTGCCGCCCTTTGACGACCCGTTCGTGATCGAAGGCCAGGGCACCACCGCCCTGGAACTGCTGGATCAGGCCGAGGGTGCAGCCGTCGACCAGTTGCTGTGCTGCTGCTCGGGCGGCGGGCTGATGGCCGGGATCAATCTGGTCATGGAGAGCCTGAGCCCCGCCACCCGAACCTGGGCGGTCGAACCCACCGCTTTCGATGACACGGCCCGGTCGCTGGCCGCCGGGACCCGCGTCGGCCACCCGCCCGCCGCGCCCTCGATCTGCGACGCCTTGCAGACGCCCGTGCCCGGTGCCCTCACCTTTCCCATCAACCAGCGGGTCCTGGCCGGGGCGCTGTCCGTGACCGATGACGAGGCGGCGCAGGCCGTGCGCTATGCCTTCCGCACCTTGAAACTGGTGGTCGAGCCGGGCGGGGCCGCCGCCCTGGCCGCCCTTCTGGCCGGCAAGGTCGAGACCCAGGGCCGGACCACGGCCATCATCCTGTCGGGCGGCAATGTCGACCCGGCCCTGTTTTCCGCCATCATCGAAGATCGCTTCACCGGAGTCTGATGCATGACAAAACCCAGCGAACTGGCCGCCCTGATCGGCACCGAGGTCGGCGTCTCGAAATGGTTCGAGATCGACCAGGCCCGCATCAATGCCTTTGCCGATGCCACCGAGGACTGGCAGTTCATCCACGTGGACCCGGAAGCGGCCGCCGCCACGCCCTTCGGCGGCACCATTGCCCACGGGTTCCTGACGCTCAGCCTGGCCTCGGCCATGTCCTATGACGCCGTGCCGCCGCTGGACGGCGTGGTGATGGGGGTCAACTACGGCTTCGACAAACTGCGCTTCCTGGCCCCCGTGCCCGCCGGGTCAAAGGTGCGCGGCCGGTTCAAGCTCCTGTCCGCCGAAGACAAGGGCGGCGGCCGCTGGCTGATCAAGCACGAACTGACCGTCGAGATCGACGGCGGCAGCAAACCGGCCCTGATTGCCGAGTGGCTTGGAATGCAGATGGTTGAATGACGCATGGACGGCACCGCCCGTTAGGTCGATAGAGGCCGACAACCTTCTGGATAGTCCGCTTGCATCACCATCACGGCCTTGTCTTCGTTGCTCTCTCCTATGTGGTTGCCGTGACGGCCGCATGGACGGCGCTGGACCTGTTGCAGCGGGTCCGGACGCGCACCGGGACCGAGCAGGCCCCATGGCTGGCCACGGCGGCCCTGGCCATGGGCGGCGGCGTCTGGGCCATGCATTTCATCGCCATGCTCGGCTTCGATCCCGGTGCCCCAGTTCGGTATGACGTCGGCCTGACTCTGCTGTCCTTCCTGCTGGCCGTGGCGGGAACGGCCGGGGCCTTCTTTGCGGCGACGCGAGCCCGGCTGGGGCGAGGTCAGGTCCCGGCGGCGGGGATCGTCATGGGCTGTGCGATCGCCCTGATGCACTATGTCGGCATGGCGGCCATGCGCACGGCGGCGACCGTGGGCTGGCGGCCGGAGCTGGTGCTGGTTTCGGTCCTGATCGCAATCGGGGCGTCGATGGCCGCCCTCTGGGCGGCGGGTCGGGACGTCTCCATACCGCGGCGTGCCGTGGCAGCTGGTGTCCTGGGTGTGGCCGTGGTCGGCATGCACTACAGCGGCATGGCCGCCCTCAGGCTGGAACCGACCACCATGGCCATGGGCGAGGGCGGGGCGCCGTCCCTGGCCATCGCCATCGGCGTCGCGTCGATGACGGTCGTGATCCTGCTCACCACCCTGGCGGTGTCCATCGCGGACCAGCGGACCCGGCTGCTGGACGTCATCGAGGCTGGCGGCGTCGGCTATTGGGAGATTGGGCTGCGGGACCGGGCGGTCAACCTGTCGGCCCGGGCGCAGGTGCTTCTCGGGCTGCCGCCGGGCCAGACCAGCTATGCCTTCGATTCCCCGCCCTGGCTGCGCGAGGAAGATGTTGAAACGCGTCAGGAGGCCCTGCGCCGGGCACTGGCTGGCGAGGCCCCATATGATGTGGAGTTCCCCGTCGGTGATGGCAGCCGGTGGGTTCAGGCGCACGGCAACCTGATCCGATCGCGTTCGGGCCGCCCGATCAAGCTGGCCGGTGTGGTGCGCGACATCACCGATCGCCGCCACGCCTTTGCCGATCTGGAGACCAGCGAGCGCCGCCAGAAGCTGCTCATCAACGAGTTGAACCACCGGGTGAAGAACACCCTGGCCACGATCCAGTCGATTGCCGCCCTGACCGCCCGCCGCGCCGAAGGGGTGGAGGAGTTCTTCGCCCTGTTTCAGGCGCGGCTGATGGCCCTGTCGGACACGCACAATCTGCTGACGGCCTCGGGTTGGGAAAAGGCGACGCTGCGCGATCTGCTGTCCAAGGAACTCCGGCCCTATTCCAGCGACCAGATCCGACTGGACGGTCCAGAGGTTTGGCTGGAGGCGCCCCAGGCCCTGGCCATGGGCATGATTGCCCACGAACTGGCGACCAATGCGGCCAAATACGGTGCGCTTTCGCTTCCAGGCGGCTGTGTCACCATCACCTGGGGCGATGTCGATGCCGAAGGCCTGGTGACCCTGGACTGGACCGAAAGCGACGGGCCGCCGGTGACGCCGCCCAGTCGCACGGGTTTCGGCTCGCGCTTGATCGCCACCAGTCTGAAGGGCGACCTGGGCGGGACGGTCGACATGGATTATCGGCCCGGGGGCCTGCGCGTGAAGCTGACGTTCAGGACATCGCCTCGGACCAGCTCACTCGCCCAGACAGCGTAGGGCGACCTCCAGGTTCCGCAGGCCGTCCTCGCCCGTCACGGCCGGCGTCTCGCCGGTCCGGATGGCGTGGGCAAAGGCCTCCAGTTCCTTCTTCAGCGGCTCGTTGGGCCAGCTCATGACCCCTCGCGTCGAATAGCTGCCGTCCGACTGCTGGCCGAAATATTCCGTCACCTGGCGGGTCATCAGATCGGCGACGACGAATTTGGTCTTGGTCGCCACCTGCAACGTGCGGACCTTGTAGGGGGTGACCCAGTTGGTGGTGATGTGGGCGATCACCCCGTTTTCCAGCCGGAACTGCAGAAGGGCCGTGTCCTCGCGATCGGCACGGGTTCGGGCCAGCTGGGGCTGAACCTCAACGATCTCGGACCCGGTCAGGTGCCGAATGATGTCGATGTCATGCACCGCCAGATCGATCACCACCCCGACCTCGCCCATGCGCGGCGGGAAGGGGCCGACGCGGGTGATCTGGATCGAGATGATGTCGTCGCCGTCCACCGCGCGCTTGACCGCCTCGACCGCCGGATTGAACCGCTCGACCTGGCCCACCATCAGGACCCGGTTGTTGGCGCGGGCCGCGTCGATCATGCGCTGAGCATCGGCCACGGTGGCCGCGATCGGCTTTTCGACCAGGACGTGCACGCCGGCTTCGAGCAAGGCCACGGACAGGTCCGCGTGATGCCGGTTCGGGGTGGCGACGATGGCTGCGTCCAGCCCGGCGGCGACGAAGTCCTGGGCCGTCATCACGGGTGCCGCGCCATAGGCCTCGGCCACGCCCGTCGCCACGGCCGCATCGGGATCGAAGATGGTTGTCAGGGCGAAGTCGCG
The genomic region above belongs to Brevundimonas vitisensis and contains:
- a CDS encoding phosphotransferase family protein; amino-acid sequence: MTEPTTIDQNQDPQAAFAGTREVDPRYALDTASLDRWLADHVEGYAGPLTIRQFKGGQSNPTYELVTPGAAYVLRRKPPGVLLPSAHAVDREYTVISALHAQGFPVARPHALCLDEAVIGSIFYVMDKVEGRVFWDLKLPGLVPDQRRAIYDAQVDTLAALHRFDPAEIGLSDYGKPGNYFERQVGRWTKQYRASEIDPIPAMDRLIDFLPRDLPADGPARIVHGDFRLDNMIVAADGPDVRAVLDWELSTLGDPMADFSYMLIGWVIPASQRNGLGGADLEALGIPTVEQTVARYAAQTVGPVPGNLDWLFAYNLFRLAAICQGIAGRVRDGTAASAHARSMAAQVGPLSDAAWNFAQKAGA
- the glpK gene encoding glycerol kinase GlpK, which translates into the protein MTPLILAIDQGTTSTRAIAFEVGEGGVFSAVAVSQIELPQHFPQSGWVEHDAAEIWAATLQTCREVIRKAGGVGRFAAIGITNQRETAVLWDAATGQPLHRAIVWQDRRTAEVTGRLVADGHEPGVQAATGLILDPYFSATKFAWLLDAVPGARDRAARGEVRLGTIESWLIFNLTGGASHVTDATNAARTSLMDLAERAWRPDLCELFQVPLAALPEIRACSDHFGDTVPSLFGRALAIHGAAGDQQAALVGHGALAAGDAKITYGTGAFLVANVGAVPVVSTRRLLGTLGYAVGNDVAYALEGSIFSAGSAIQWLRDGLKVLSESRQSEAMARTLADNGGVYLVPGFTGLGAPWWQPDARGTIVGLTRDSGPAHMVRAALESLAYQTADLLDALHSDGAPPLKVLKVDGGVTANDFAMQFVADICQVTVERPAFQEMTALGAAKLAALGIGLIDDLSAMAREAPAVWTPRMAPEQRQALLRGWRGAVKAAIIAAKPDEAPE
- a CDS encoding threonine ammonia-lyase, translated to MHTASFEGVRDAATQIAGVAVRTPLIESPALNARVGGRVLLKAENLQHAGAFKFRGAYNRISRLDAAERARGVVAYSSGNHAQGVAAAAALVGTRALIVMPADSPAIKIEGVRSFGGEVRLYDRWTESREEIGAAIAAERGSILVPPFDDPFVIEGQGTTALELLDQAEGAAVDQLLCCCSGGGLMAGINLVMESLSPATRTWAVEPTAFDDTARSLAAGTRVGHPPAAPSICDALQTPVPGALTFPINQRVLAGALSVTDDEAAQAVRYAFRTLKLVVEPGGAAALAALLAGKVETQGRTTAIILSGGNVDPALFSAIIEDRFTGV
- a CDS encoding MaoC family dehydratase, coding for MTKPSELAALIGTEVGVSKWFEIDQARINAFADATEDWQFIHVDPEAAAATPFGGTIAHGFLTLSLASAMSYDAVPPLDGVVMGVNYGFDKLRFLAPVPAGSKVRGRFKLLSAEDKGGGRWLIKHELTVEIDGGSKPALIAEWLGMQMVE
- a CDS encoding MHYT domain-containing protein is translated as MHHHHGLVFVALSYVVAVTAAWTALDLLQRVRTRTGTEQAPWLATAALAMGGGVWAMHFIAMLGFDPGAPVRYDVGLTLLSFLLAVAGTAGAFFAATRARLGRGQVPAAGIVMGCAIALMHYVGMAAMRTAATVGWRPELVLVSVLIAIGASMAALWAAGRDVSIPRRAVAAGVLGVAVVGMHYSGMAALRLEPTTMAMGEGGAPSLAIAIGVASMTVVILLTTLAVSIADQRTRLLDVIEAGGVGYWEIGLRDRAVNLSARAQVLLGLPPGQTSYAFDSPPWLREEDVETRQEALRRALAGEAPYDVEFPVGDGSRWVQAHGNLIRSRSGRPIKLAGVVRDITDRRHAFADLETSERRQKLLINELNHRVKNTLATIQSIAALTARRAEGVEEFFALFQARLMALSDTHNLLTASGWEKATLRDLLSKELRPYSSDQIRLDGPEVWLEAPQALAMGMIAHELATNAAKYGALSLPGGCVTITWGDVDAEGLVTLDWTESDGPPVTPPSRTGFGSRLIATSLKGDLGGTVDMDYRPGGLRVKLTFRTSPRTSSLAQTA
- a CDS encoding Gfo/Idh/MocA family protein, whose protein sequence is MSQHTPLKVGVAGAGVMGRNHARVATDVRDFALTTIFDPDAAVATGVAEAYGAAPVMTAQDFVAAGLDAAIVATPNRHHADLSVALLEAGVHVLVEKPIAATVADAQRMIDAARANNRVLMVGQVERFNPAVEAVKRAVDGDDIISIQITRVGPFPPRMGEVGVVIDLAVHDIDIIRHLTGSEIVEVQPQLARTRADREDTALLQFRLENGVIAHITTNWVTPYKVRTLQVATKTKFVVADLMTRQVTEYFGQQSDGSYSTRGVMSWPNEPLKKELEAFAHAIRTGETPAVTGEDGLRNLEVALRCLGE